A section of the Triticum dicoccoides isolate Atlit2015 ecotype Zavitan chromosome 7A, WEW_v2.0, whole genome shotgun sequence genome encodes:
- the LOC119334381 gene encoding uncharacterized protein LOC119334381, whose amino-acid sequence MAGDPRATQDEEAELDAAWRARQESMAALRKTMMDMFAGPAAELLRPDQHLLPELAALKKTLQDTRRDLLTPEPWWLPEHLAARETALAGQETTAALCEAVEALHGDLDADGSGDACLIERLAKAILAEYEAREADYEAQQALHQALRVFK is encoded by the exons ATGGCGGGGGACCCGCGTGCAACGCAGGATGAAGAAGCCGAGTTAGACGCGGCCTGGCGTGCCAGGCAAGAGTCGATGGCGGCGCTGCGGAAGACGATGATGGATATGTTCGCCGGGCCGGCGGCCGAGCTGCTGCGGCCGGACCAACATCTCCTGCCCGAGCTGGCGGCGTTGAAGAAGACCCTCCAGG ATACGCGCAGGGACCTGCTGACACCCGAGCCGTGGTGGCTGCCGGAGCATCTCGCGGCGCGTGAGACCGCACTGGCGGGGCAGGAAACCACAGCGGCGCTGTGCGAAGCCGTGGAGGCGCTGCACGGCGACCTCGACGCAGATGGATCAGGCGATGCCTGTCTTATCGAACGCCTGGCCAAGGCGATTCTGGCGGAGTACGAAGCCAGAGAGGCGGACTACGAAGCCCAGCAGGCGCTGCACCAAGCCCTCCGGGTGTTCAAGTAA